Proteins encoded together in one Pongo abelii isolate AG06213 chromosome 8, NHGRI_mPonAbe1-v2.0_pri, whole genome shotgun sequence window:
- the LOC129048400 gene encoding uncharacterized protein LOC129048400: MTKCGMHTHTHTLPRAQEQVRTHNQMHSVHTHPCTLPRAQEQVYTHHGQMHSVHTHMHTTQGKGAGAHTPRPNAQCAHTHAHYPGHGSKCIHTMTKCTVCTHTRTLPRAQKQVYTHHGQMHSVHTHMHTTQGTGAGAHTPRPNAVWTHTRTLPRAQEQVRTHHDQMQCGHTHAHYPGHRSRCAHTTTKCAVCTHTRAHYPEHRSKCIYTTTKCTVCTHTLPRAQEQVYIHHDQMQCSPTHAHYPGHRSRCAHTTTKCAVCTHTRAHYPGHRSKCIYTTTKCTVCTHTLPRAQEQVYIHHDQMQCSPTHAHYPGHRSRCIHTTTKCTVCALPPHAGMCAHTRAHTFCLFSMGSWFHFLSSGGSCSHRPPQRCPATLSEISFSNNAIPY; encoded by the coding sequence ATGACCAAATGcggtatgcacacacacacacacacactacccaGGGCACAGGAACAGGTGCGCACACACAACCAAATGCACAGCGTGCACACACACCCGTGCACACTACCCAGGGCACAGGAGCAAGTGTATACACACCACGGCCAAATGCacagtgtgcacacacacatgcacactaccCAGGGCAAAGGAGCAGGTGCGCACACACCACGACCAAATGCacagtgtgcacacacacatgcacactaccCAGGGCACGGGAGCAAGTGTATACACACCATGACCAAATGCacagtgtgcacacacacacgcacactacCCAGGGCACAGAAGCAAGTGTATACACACCACGGCCAAATGCacagtgtgcacacacacatgcacactaccCAGGGCACAGGAGCAGGTGCGCACACACCACGACCAAATGCGGTGtggacacacacacgcacactacCCAGGGCACAGGAGCAGGTGCGCACACACCACGATCAAATGCAGTGtggacacacacacgcacactacCCAGGGCACAGGAGCAGGTGCGCACACACCACGACCAAATGCGCAGTGTGCACACACACCCGTGCACACTACCCAGAGCACAGAAGCAAGTGTATATACACCACGACCAAATGCacagtgtgcacacacacactacccAGGGCACAGGAGCAAGTGTATATACACCACGACCAAATGCAGTGTTCACCCACACACGCACACTACCCAGGGCACCGGAGCAGGTGCGCACACACCACGACCAAATGCGCAGTGTGCACACACACCCGTGCACACTACCCAGGGCACAGGAGCAAGTGTATATACACCACGACCAAATGCacagtgtgcacacacacactacccAGGGCACAGGAGCAAGTGTATATACACCACGACCAAATGCAGTGTTCACCCACACACGCACACTACCCAGGGCACCGGAGCAGGTGTATACACACCACGACCAAATGCACAGTGTGTGCACTCCCCCCACACGCTggcatgtgtgcacacacccGTGCGCACACTTTCTGCCTGTTCTCCATGGGTTCCTGGTTTCATTTTCTATCTAGTGGTGGCAGCTGTTCTCACAGGCCTCCACAGCGATGCCCAGCTACCCTTTCTGAAATCAGCTTCTCTAATAATGCCATCCCTTATTAA